The following are encoded in a window of Armatimonadota bacterium genomic DNA:
- a CDS encoding TatD family hydrolase — MQNLVDTHCHLNHHDFAADLDLVLHRAESSGVTRIICVGYDLPSSIRAVELAEKYSHVFAAVGIHPHDAKTFEPEVEAKLAQLASESQKVVAIGETGLDYYRNLSPRDIQQDAYRRHIKLAQTLGLPLIIHSREAWQDVIRILDEENMPKQGVVMHCLPSEPEFAKASLERGCFVGIAGPVTFLNAEKLRKIVAEIPLEQMLIETDAPYLAPHPHRGKRNEPSYLPLIATCLAEVKGTPPSQIAKITTANATQFFNIGAS; from the coding sequence ATGCAAAATTTGGTAGATACCCACTGTCATCTAAACCACCATGACTTTGCCGCTGACCTAGACTTAGTCCTCCATCGTGCAGAATCTTCGGGCGTCACTAGAATAATTTGCGTAGGATACGACCTCCCATCAAGCATCCGCGCGGTTGAGCTAGCTGAAAAATACAGCCATGTATTTGCAGCGGTTGGCATTCACCCTCATGATGCAAAAACCTTCGAGCCAGAGGTTGAAGCAAAACTTGCCCAGCTTGCCTCCGAAAGCCAAAAAGTAGTTGCTATTGGCGAAACTGGCCTTGATTATTATCGCAACCTATCACCTCGCGATATCCAGCAGGACGCATATCGCAGGCATATTAAACTGGCGCAGACACTTGGGCTACCGCTTATTATCCACAGCCGCGAGGCATGGCAAGATGTCATTCGAATACTCGACGAAGAAAACATGCCAAAACAAGGTGTTGTGATGCATTGTCTCCCTAGCGAACCCGAATTCGCCAAAGCCTCACTTGAGCGCGGATGTTTCGTCGGGATAGCAGGACCCGTTACGTTTCTCAATGCCGAAAAGTTACGCAAGATAGTTGCGGAGATACCGTTGGAACAAATGCTAATTGAAACTGACGCCCCATATCTTGCTCCTCACCCCCATCGTGGGAAACGAAACGAACCATCCTACCTGCCTTTAATAGCAACTTGTTTGGCTGAAGTTAAGGGGACCCCGCCTTCTCAAATTGCTAAAATAACAACCGCCAATGCGACACAGTTTTTCAATATTGGCGCAAGCTAG